A part of Oncorhynchus masou masou isolate Uvic2021 chromosome 21, UVic_Omas_1.1, whole genome shotgun sequence genomic DNA contains:
- the LOC135508085 gene encoding phospholipid-transporting ATPase VD-like isoform X5 has protein sequence MWTSVGRTSAWGTLSVCPVTRSSLQTCCCCTPLTSTASATSRRPTWTGRLTSNRERWSETCHKYGVMKKKKTTHLRQNIVLGSSREITAEFHKGSELTPENFHSRIECENPNNDLSRFRGYMEHPSNARVGLHNDNLLLRSCTIRNTETIIGIVVYAGHETKAMKNNSGPRYKRSKLERRMNMDILWSVVLLVIMCLTAAIGHGLWLRNLEEASFLIPDTTSPALAGFYLFWTMIIVLQVLIPVSLYVSIEIVKLGQIFFIQNDVDFYNEYLDSRIQCRALNITEDLGQIQYVFSDKTGTLTENKMVFRRCTIAGVEYPHEENARRLEVYKQEEDEAMGRSHTLKSRASAKSLSCKSLSCNRSSVSLHTLTGHSEGEGEETPSPTLPRHSAFSSPMEKDVVPDPFLVQKLNCLSSPLFLLADASMELTYIVDFFMALAICNTVVVSSPNQPRHVVQVPEVPRTPLKSLEDIKMLFQRFSLPRFSTLSPPHTTESPRSFTGRLFARGKPASFTPSPSPIPTKRGTDPDGEPNFEASILIIKPGLAGPPGEDGDQGDEEGEHGSWKGEEDKIVQLNPGAWSGLENSNGAQDPPGELGADELIYEAESPDEAALVHAARAYHCTLRGHSFARLLVELPGMGSLAVRLLHILPFDSTRKRMSVVVRHPLTKQVVVYTKGADSVIMDLAESPKGAEQSESRQGHIREQTQKHLDNYAREGLRTLCIAKRVLEEEEYEVWLKRHAFAETSIENREELLLESAQRLETNLTLLGATGIVDRLQEEVPETIEALQRAGVKVWVLTGDKQETAINIACACKLLRSTDHLLTANCGSKEACRALLLELRAEMECGEAAEGTSGFTLVVDGRTLEFALQEDLKGDFLELSRCCRAVICCRSTPLQKSQVVRLVQDQLQVMTLAIGDGANDVSMIQVADVGIGISGQEGMQAVMSSDFAISRFKHLRKLLLVHGHWCYTRLANMILYFFYKNVMYVNLLFWYQFFCGFSGSVMTNSWVLIFFNLLFTSVPPLLYGILDKDVSADTLIKLPELYKSGQNSKAYLTSTFWLTMLDAIYQSLVCFFVPYFAYAGSDADMLSFGSPINASSLLIILLHQVIESRTLTWLHALLLMGSALFYFSFTLVFSVVCVTCSPPNNPLGVDKLQMSQPLFYGVCALTTILALLPRFLFQALHNSICPSDTVKAALMDQLNPDDYCRRMQRWNQTQAQSKTRSLVINVEDSDIKVPDPDFRLPSELKEGSATTGSLLS, from the exons ATGTGGACCAGCGTTGGCAGGACGTCCGCGTGGGGGACTTTGTCCGTCTGTCCTGTAACGAGATCATCCCTGCAGACATGCTGCTGCTGTACTCCTCTGACCTCCACGGCGTCTGCTACATCGAGACGGCCAACCTGGACGGGGAGACTAACCTCAAACAGagagaggtggtcagagacctgccaCAA GTATGGTGtaatgaagaagaagaaaacaacACATTTGAGACAAAATATTGTCCTTGGGTCTAGCAGGGAAATAACAGCAGAATTTCACAAG GGTTCCGAGTTGACTCCAGAGAACTTCCACAGTCGCATTGAATGCGAGAACCCCAACAACGACCTCAGCCGGTTTCGAGGTTACAT GGAGCACCCCAGTAATGCTCGTGTGGGCTTACACAATGACAACCTCCTCCTGAGAAGCTGCACCATCCGCAACACAGAGACCATCATAGGCATCGTGGTCTATGCAG GTCACGAGACCAAAGCCATGAAGAACAACAGTGGGCCGCGGTATAAACGCAGTAAACTGGAGCGCAGGATGAACATGGACATACTGtggagtgttgtcctgctggtcATCATGTGTCTGACCGCAGCTATAG GCCATGGTCTCTGGCTCAGGAACCTGGAAGAAGCTTCCTTTCTGATCCCTGACACCACATCTCCTGCCCTGGCTGGCTTCTACCTGTTCTGGACCATGATCATAGTACTACAG GTGctcatccctgtctccctgtacGTGTCCATCGAGATTGTCAAACTGGGTCAAATCTTCTTCATCCAGAACGACGTGGACTTCTACAATGAGTACCTGGACTCCAGGATCCAGTGTCGAGCCCTGAACATCACAGAGGACCTGGGTCAGATCCAGTATGTGTTCTCAGACAAGACTGGCACACTGACGGAGAACAAGATGGTGTTCCGGCGTTGCACCATTGCTGGGGTGGAGTACCCCCACGAGGAAAATG CGCGGAGGCTTGAAGTGTACAAGCAGGAAGAGGACGAGGCGATGGGCCGCTCCCACACGCTCAAGTCACGTGCCAGCGCCAAGTCCCTGAGCTGCAAGTCGCTCAGCTGCAACCGCAGCTCCGTGTCCCTGCACACACTGACAGGCCACtcagaaggggagggggaggagacccCCAGCCCCACCCTGCCCCGACATAGCGCCTTCAGTAGCCCTATG GAGAAGGATGTAGTCCCGGACCCTTTCCTGGTGCAGAAGCTGAACTGTCTGTCCTCCCCGCTCTTCCTTTTGGCGGACGCCAGTATGGAGCTCACCTACATCGTGGACTTCTTCATGGCTCTGGCCATCTGCAACACGGTGGTGGTGTCCTCACCGAACCAACCCCGCCATGTG GTCCAGGTGCCTGAGGTCCCCCGTACCCCCCTTAAATCCCTGGAGGACATCAAGATGCTGTTCCAGCGTTTCAGCCTCCCCCGCttctccacactctctcctccacacactaCAGAGAGCCCTCGCAGCTTCACCGGCAGGCTCTTCGCCAGGGGCAAGCCAGCCTCCTTCACCCCCAGCCCTTCCCCTATCCCCACCAAGAGGGGTACAGATCCAGACGGGGAGCCTAACTTTGAGGCCTCCATCCTGATTATCAAACCAGGGCTGGCTGGACCCCCTGGAGAGGATGGGGACCaaggggatgaggagggagaacatGGCTCTTGGAAAGGCGAAGAGGACAAGATTGTACAACTCAACCCAGGGGCCTGGAGCGGGCTGGAGAACTCTAACGGAGCCCAAGACCCTCCCGGTGAACTTGGGGCAGACGAACTGATCTATGAGGCGGAGAGCCCGGACGAGGCGGCACTGGTCCACGCGGCAAGGGCCTACCACTGCACCCTGCGGGGACACTCGTTTGCGCGCCTTCTGGTGGAGCTGCCGGGGATGGGCAGCCTGGCCGTGCGCCTGCTCCACATCCTGCCATTCGACTCCACCCGCAAGAGGATGTCTGTGGTGGTCCGCCACCCACTCACCAAGCAGGTGGTGGTCTACACCAAGGGTGCCGACTCTGTCATCATGGACCTGGCAGAGTCACCTAAAGGTGCTGAGCAGTCAGAGAGCAGGCAGGGTCACATCAGAGAACAAACCCAGAAACACCTAGACAACTACGCCAGGGAAGGCCTTCGCACCCTCTGCATCGCTAAAAGG GTTTTGGAAGAGGAGGAGTATGAGGTTTGGTTGAAGCGTCATGCATTTGCGGAGACCAgtatagagaacagagaggagcttCTACTGGAGTCTGCACAAAGACTGGAGACCAACCTGACTCTACTGG GGGCAACAGGGATAGTGGATAGACTCCAGGAAGAGGTCCCAGAGACCATCGAGGCACTACAGAGAGCAGGGGTCAAAGTATGGGTCCTCACTGGGGACAAACAAGAGACTGCCATAAACATTGCCTGTGCCTGCAAACTACTCAGGTCCACAGACCACCTGCTGACTGCTAATTGTGGTAGCAAG GAGGCGTGCAGGGCCTTGTTGTTGGAGCTGCGGGCGGAGATGGAGTGCGGAGAGGCAGCTGAGGGTACGTCGGGCTTCACCCTGGTTGTAGACGGGCGTACGCTGGAGTTTGCCCTGCAGGAGGACCTGAAAGGGGACTTCCTGGAGCTGAGCCGGTGCTGCAGGGCCGTGATCTGCTGCCGCTCCACCCCCCTGCAGAAGAGCCAGGTGGTACGGCTGGTACAGGACCAGCTCCAAGTCATGACCCTCGCCATAG GTGATGGAGCCAATGATGTCAGTATGATCCAGGTAGCAGATGTTGGCATTGGGATATCTGGCCAGGAGGGCATGCAGGCTGTGATGTCCAGTGACTTTGCCATCTCCAGGTTTAAACACCTTCGCAAGCTGCTGTTGGTCCATGGCCACTGGTGCTACACACGCCTGGCAAACATGATTCTCTACTTCTTCTACAAGAATGTG atgtatGTTAACCTGCTATTCTGGTACCAGTTCTTCTGTGGATTCTCGGGGAGTGTTATGACCAACTCCTGGGTGCTCATCTTCTTCAACCTCCTCTTCACCTCTGTCCCTCCCCTTCTCTACGGGATCCTGGACAAAGACGTGTCTGCAGACACCCTCATTAAGTTACCGGAGCTCTACAAATCTGGACAGAATTCCAAG GCCTACCTCACTTCTACCTTCTGGCTGACAATGCTGGACGCTATTTACCAAAGCCTTGTCTGTTTCTTTGTTCCTTACTTT GCATACGCAGGGTCGGATGCAGACATGCTCTCCTTTGGTTCTCCCATCAATGCCTCGTCCCTCCTCATTATCCTACTGCACCAGGTCATCGAGAGCCGCACACTG ACATGGCTACATGCCTTATTGCTGATGGGTAGTGCTCTCTTCTACTTCTCTTTCACCCTGGTcttcagtgtggtgtgtgtgacatGTAGCCCCCCCAACAATCCCCTTGGTGTGGACAAGCTACAGATGTCCCAACCACTCTTCTACGGAGTGTGTGCCCTCACCACCATACTGGCACTGCTACCAAG ATTCCTGTTCCAGGCCCTGCACAACAGCATTTGCCCCTCTGACACAGTGAAGGCTGCTCTGATGGACCAGCTCAATCCAGATGACTACTGTAGAAGGATGCAGCGCTGGAACCAGACCCAGGCCCAGAGTAAAACCAGAAGTCTCGTCATCAACGTGGAAGACTCAGACATCAAGGTCCCTGACCCTGACTTCAGACTCCCTTCAGAGCTGAAGGAAGGCAGTGCTACCACTGGCTCTTTGCTCTCCTGA
- the LOC135508085 gene encoding phospholipid-transporting ATPase VD-like isoform X4, which translates to MPWRTTAATVLTRRSTTTSPQYTAGNSRRMWTSVGRTSAWGTLSVCPVTRSSLQTCCCCTPLTSTASATSRRPTWTGRLTSNRERWSETCHKYGVMKKKKTTHLRQNIVLGSSREITAEFHKGSELTPENFHSRIECENPNNDLSRFRGYMEHPSNARVGLHNDNLLLRSCTIRNTETIIGIVVYAGHETKAMKNNSGPRYKRSKLERRMNMDILWSVVLLVIMCLTAAIGHGLWLRNLEEASFLIPDTTSPALAGFYLFWTMIIVLQVLIPVSLYVSIEIVKLGQIFFIQNDVDFYNEYLDSRIQCRALNITEDLGQIQYVFSDKTGTLTENKMVFRRCTIAGVEYPHEENARRLEVYKQEEDEAMGRSHTLKSRASAKSLSCKSLSCNRSSVSLHTLTGHSEGEGEETPSPTLPRHSAFSSPMEKDVVPDPFLVQKLNCLSSPLFLLADASMELTYIVDFFMALAICNTVVVSSPNQPRHVVQVPEVPRTPLKSLEDIKMLFQRFSLPRFSTLSPPHTTESPRSFTGRLFARGKPASFTPSPSPIPTKRGTDPDGEPNFEASILIIKPGLAGPPGEDGDQGDEEGEHGSWKGEEDKIVQLNPGAWSGLENSNGAQDPPGELGADELIYEAESPDEAALVHAARAYHCTLRGHSFARLLVELPGMGSLAVRLLHILPFDSTRKRMSVVVRHPLTKQVVVYTKGADSVIMDLAESPKGAEQSESRQGHIREQTQKHLDNYAREGLRTLCIAKRVLEEEEYEVWLKRHAFAETSIENREELLLESAQRLETNLTLLGATGIVDRLQEEVPETIEALQRAGVKVWVLTGDKQETAINIACACKLLRSTDHLLTANCGSKEACRALLLELRAEMECGEAAEGTSGFTLVVDGRTLEFALQEDLKGDFLELSRCCRAVICCRSTPLQKSQVVRLVQDQLQVMTLAIGDGANDVSMIQVADVGIGISGQEGMQAVMSSDFAISRFKHLRKLLLVHGHWCYTRLANMILYFFYKNVMYVNLLFWYQFFCGFSGSVMTNSWVLIFFNLLFTSVPPLLYGILDKDVSADTLIKLPELYKSGQNSKAYLTSTFWLTMLDAIYQSLVCFFVPYFAYAGSDADMLSFGSPINASSLLIILLHQVIESRTLTWLHALLLMGSALFYFSFTLVFSVVCVTCSPPNNPLGVDKLQMSQPLFYGVCALTTILALLPRFLFQALHNSICPSDTVKAALMDQLNPDDYCRRMQRWNQTQAQSKTRSLVINVEDSDIKVPDPDFRLPSELKEGSATTGSLLS; encoded by the exons GAAACAGCAGACGTATGTGGACCAGCGTTGGCAGGACGTCCGCGTGGGGGACTTTGTCCGTCTGTCCTGTAACGAGATCATCCCTGCAGACATGCTGCTGCTGTACTCCTCTGACCTCCACGGCGTCTGCTACATCGAGACGGCCAACCTGGACGGGGAGACTAACCTCAAACAGagagaggtggtcagagacctgccaCAA GTATGGTGtaatgaagaagaagaaaacaacACATTTGAGACAAAATATTGTCCTTGGGTCTAGCAGGGAAATAACAGCAGAATTTCACAAG GGTTCCGAGTTGACTCCAGAGAACTTCCACAGTCGCATTGAATGCGAGAACCCCAACAACGACCTCAGCCGGTTTCGAGGTTACAT GGAGCACCCCAGTAATGCTCGTGTGGGCTTACACAATGACAACCTCCTCCTGAGAAGCTGCACCATCCGCAACACAGAGACCATCATAGGCATCGTGGTCTATGCAG GTCACGAGACCAAAGCCATGAAGAACAACAGTGGGCCGCGGTATAAACGCAGTAAACTGGAGCGCAGGATGAACATGGACATACTGtggagtgttgtcctgctggtcATCATGTGTCTGACCGCAGCTATAG GCCATGGTCTCTGGCTCAGGAACCTGGAAGAAGCTTCCTTTCTGATCCCTGACACCACATCTCCTGCCCTGGCTGGCTTCTACCTGTTCTGGACCATGATCATAGTACTACAG GTGctcatccctgtctccctgtacGTGTCCATCGAGATTGTCAAACTGGGTCAAATCTTCTTCATCCAGAACGACGTGGACTTCTACAATGAGTACCTGGACTCCAGGATCCAGTGTCGAGCCCTGAACATCACAGAGGACCTGGGTCAGATCCAGTATGTGTTCTCAGACAAGACTGGCACACTGACGGAGAACAAGATGGTGTTCCGGCGTTGCACCATTGCTGGGGTGGAGTACCCCCACGAGGAAAATG CGCGGAGGCTTGAAGTGTACAAGCAGGAAGAGGACGAGGCGATGGGCCGCTCCCACACGCTCAAGTCACGTGCCAGCGCCAAGTCCCTGAGCTGCAAGTCGCTCAGCTGCAACCGCAGCTCCGTGTCCCTGCACACACTGACAGGCCACtcagaaggggagggggaggagacccCCAGCCCCACCCTGCCCCGACATAGCGCCTTCAGTAGCCCTATG GAGAAGGATGTAGTCCCGGACCCTTTCCTGGTGCAGAAGCTGAACTGTCTGTCCTCCCCGCTCTTCCTTTTGGCGGACGCCAGTATGGAGCTCACCTACATCGTGGACTTCTTCATGGCTCTGGCCATCTGCAACACGGTGGTGGTGTCCTCACCGAACCAACCCCGCCATGTG GTCCAGGTGCCTGAGGTCCCCCGTACCCCCCTTAAATCCCTGGAGGACATCAAGATGCTGTTCCAGCGTTTCAGCCTCCCCCGCttctccacactctctcctccacacactaCAGAGAGCCCTCGCAGCTTCACCGGCAGGCTCTTCGCCAGGGGCAAGCCAGCCTCCTTCACCCCCAGCCCTTCCCCTATCCCCACCAAGAGGGGTACAGATCCAGACGGGGAGCCTAACTTTGAGGCCTCCATCCTGATTATCAAACCAGGGCTGGCTGGACCCCCTGGAGAGGATGGGGACCaaggggatgaggagggagaacatGGCTCTTGGAAAGGCGAAGAGGACAAGATTGTACAACTCAACCCAGGGGCCTGGAGCGGGCTGGAGAACTCTAACGGAGCCCAAGACCCTCCCGGTGAACTTGGGGCAGACGAACTGATCTATGAGGCGGAGAGCCCGGACGAGGCGGCACTGGTCCACGCGGCAAGGGCCTACCACTGCACCCTGCGGGGACACTCGTTTGCGCGCCTTCTGGTGGAGCTGCCGGGGATGGGCAGCCTGGCCGTGCGCCTGCTCCACATCCTGCCATTCGACTCCACCCGCAAGAGGATGTCTGTGGTGGTCCGCCACCCACTCACCAAGCAGGTGGTGGTCTACACCAAGGGTGCCGACTCTGTCATCATGGACCTGGCAGAGTCACCTAAAGGTGCTGAGCAGTCAGAGAGCAGGCAGGGTCACATCAGAGAACAAACCCAGAAACACCTAGACAACTACGCCAGGGAAGGCCTTCGCACCCTCTGCATCGCTAAAAGG GTTTTGGAAGAGGAGGAGTATGAGGTTTGGTTGAAGCGTCATGCATTTGCGGAGACCAgtatagagaacagagaggagcttCTACTGGAGTCTGCACAAAGACTGGAGACCAACCTGACTCTACTGG GGGCAACAGGGATAGTGGATAGACTCCAGGAAGAGGTCCCAGAGACCATCGAGGCACTACAGAGAGCAGGGGTCAAAGTATGGGTCCTCACTGGGGACAAACAAGAGACTGCCATAAACATTGCCTGTGCCTGCAAACTACTCAGGTCCACAGACCACCTGCTGACTGCTAATTGTGGTAGCAAG GAGGCGTGCAGGGCCTTGTTGTTGGAGCTGCGGGCGGAGATGGAGTGCGGAGAGGCAGCTGAGGGTACGTCGGGCTTCACCCTGGTTGTAGACGGGCGTACGCTGGAGTTTGCCCTGCAGGAGGACCTGAAAGGGGACTTCCTGGAGCTGAGCCGGTGCTGCAGGGCCGTGATCTGCTGCCGCTCCACCCCCCTGCAGAAGAGCCAGGTGGTACGGCTGGTACAGGACCAGCTCCAAGTCATGACCCTCGCCATAG GTGATGGAGCCAATGATGTCAGTATGATCCAGGTAGCAGATGTTGGCATTGGGATATCTGGCCAGGAGGGCATGCAGGCTGTGATGTCCAGTGACTTTGCCATCTCCAGGTTTAAACACCTTCGCAAGCTGCTGTTGGTCCATGGCCACTGGTGCTACACACGCCTGGCAAACATGATTCTCTACTTCTTCTACAAGAATGTG atgtatGTTAACCTGCTATTCTGGTACCAGTTCTTCTGTGGATTCTCGGGGAGTGTTATGACCAACTCCTGGGTGCTCATCTTCTTCAACCTCCTCTTCACCTCTGTCCCTCCCCTTCTCTACGGGATCCTGGACAAAGACGTGTCTGCAGACACCCTCATTAAGTTACCGGAGCTCTACAAATCTGGACAGAATTCCAAG GCCTACCTCACTTCTACCTTCTGGCTGACAATGCTGGACGCTATTTACCAAAGCCTTGTCTGTTTCTTTGTTCCTTACTTT GCATACGCAGGGTCGGATGCAGACATGCTCTCCTTTGGTTCTCCCATCAATGCCTCGTCCCTCCTCATTATCCTACTGCACCAGGTCATCGAGAGCCGCACACTG ACATGGCTACATGCCTTATTGCTGATGGGTAGTGCTCTCTTCTACTTCTCTTTCACCCTGGTcttcagtgtggtgtgtgtgacatGTAGCCCCCCCAACAATCCCCTTGGTGTGGACAAGCTACAGATGTCCCAACCACTCTTCTACGGAGTGTGTGCCCTCACCACCATACTGGCACTGCTACCAAG ATTCCTGTTCCAGGCCCTGCACAACAGCATTTGCCCCTCTGACACAGTGAAGGCTGCTCTGATGGACCAGCTCAATCCAGATGACTACTGTAGAAGGATGCAGCGCTGGAACCAGACCCAGGCCCAGAGTAAAACCAGAAGTCTCGTCATCAACGTGGAAGACTCAGACATCAAGGTCCCTGACCCTGACTTCAGACTCCCTTCAGAGCTGAAGGAAGGCAGTGCTACCACTGGCTCTTTGCTCTCCTGA